The sequence below is a genomic window from Cucumis melo cultivar AY chromosome 5, USDA_Cmelo_AY_1.0, whole genome shotgun sequence.
ACGTCTCATTCTCTTTTCATGATTTTTTCTGTTAAGAATCCTCATCTTgctcttatatatatatatttattaagtTCCTTCGTATGTACAACTATATTTTGGTTTCTTAAAACTTTATGTGTTTGTTTTTTCAGGATTCTTTATCATCATGtacaaaaattttaatatttagccaaattctaaaaacataaacaattatcttttaaaagagTTCTCTGTTTGTTAAGCAGTTtgattttagttttcaaaatttgttttatgatttataagATTTAATAGTTatataagatatatatatactacTTCCTATCCAtgtatttttctttcatttgttaGATTTTTGCAAGAGGTATTTAAAGtaatcttttcaaaaaaagaaaattccaaaatttaaaacttaaatatttatttattaaaagaatggatacttttaaatataggaaaattaatcaaaatatttataaatatatatataaaaaaatttagattctatcaatgataaatattGATAAACTTTTCTCGTTGTTTATAGGTACATTGATAGATAATAtaaaactttattatattttataaatattttatcccATTTgtcattaataataaattttgtgaaaagatatatatttacttagaatttgacttgaaaaataaaacatgtTTCTTATAAGAAGGGGGTGAAACAACCATGTGAAGAAACAAATACATacgcaatttaaaaaaacaaatgatcTGAAGTACTTATGAGTAAATGTCCATATGGACTATATGTTATGCGATTTTCCATATTGTTTTGCCATTATCATCATTACGTCAACACACATACCACCAATGTTATTTCTTTCAGAGAAATCCTAGAAGAATATGTAGACAACATAAAGTTGGTAACGGAAGTTTTATACAAAGCAATAGCAAAATCGTTGAACATTGATGAAGATAGCTTCGTAAAGCAGCTAGGGGATCGATCACCGATGAATGCAAGGTTTAACTTCTATCCGCCGTGTTCGAGACCAGATTTGGTTCTTGGAGTAAAGGCTCATACAGATGGATCAGCTCTCACAATTTTGTTGCAAGACAAAGAAATGGAAGGTCTTCAAATTTTTGTGGATGATAAATGGGTCAAAGTCCCTGTCTTACCTTATGCTCTCGTGGTCAATCTTGGTGACCAAATGGAGGTAACACCACCTTtctactctctctctctcattcttattcctttttttttttttattcttttgtgttttcttttttagagaaaatataggttaaattatatatttggaTTATGATTCGATAAAATCTCGTGAATAGTATGTATTTAGTTTGATAAATTTATAGTGTGACACGTAGTTCTCATCACATGAGCTATTTATGAAGGTTTTGTCAAATAATTTAAGACTAAATTTTAACGTTCAAATTTACACTTTAACCAACAAATCACAAAGGAATATAACaataatttgaaaagaaataacaaaaaattgGGGTTGTGGGTTTATCAATAAAGTTGTAAGGTGAAGATACAACTTGAATATTGACATTCTGGACggttacaaatataacaaaatttatcaatTTATCAATTATAAAAATCTGTCGTTGATAAACCATATTATAAATTttggtttatcactgatagGTTATAAGAGTCTATCAGTGTCGTTGATAGACTTTGCTACATTTGTATGATTATTATCTCTAAAATTGTTACCAATTATAATTACCTTGAAATTTAGGTTAATAATAGAATGTCTTAATAAAATGAGTTGTGTCGAGATTTACgtgtatgtatatatgataATAGGCGAActtttattgataaaaaatttaggttaaaatataattttgctTGCATCCTCCACTTTGTGATTTGTTGAATTTAAGTTTATGAACTTTTAAATGTCCAAGTTTAATCCACGTACTttcaataaatctaaaatttaatcaCTTGAAGTTAAGCCTTGGCATGTCTATTAAATTTGACTTTCTTCTACCTATGTGGAAAAGGGGAAtgatagtatatatatatatatatatatatatatatatatatatgaagatgAATCTACTGATCATTAATTGAATTAATGCATGGTATATAATTGAAGATTATGAGCAATGGAATATTGAAGAGCCCAATGCATAGGGCAGTGACAAACTCAGAAAGGTTGAGGATTTCATTGGCAATGTTTCAAATACCTGAGATTGAGAGGGAGATTGGGCCAGTGGAGGCTTTGGTTGATCAACAAACACCaaagaaatataaaaacatCAAAAACTATGGTGCTATCAATTATGAATGCTACCAAAAAGGGATTGTACCAATTGATACTCTTAAaatctaatttttcttttcttttcttttttttttttctttttaagaactacacAACATTCCCAAGTTGTTGGGTAATGCTtttctcttattattattatttgcaaATAAATTTAATGGTCGTATTGTGACAGAAATAATATGTGAATCttgatatatttatttttattattacttcTTTAATTAGGAAATCATTATCAATTTTTTGTATTGAAGTCcgttaaaaaatataacaaaacggaaaaatatttacattatataaaacaattctgaaaacggaaaaagctcatATACCCACCatggaaaatattaaaaatgttcCGTTAACTACGTCGTCAACAACGctcgtaatatatttggtatatgatcatttaaatttggctattgtttggtacacaatcgtccagatttggttgtttagatttgactatttattttttcaatagtttaatttggttatacgattgtttagatttggttacacaatctaaatctaaacgattttttttaagatttggtacacgatcgtttagatttgactaaacaatttttttaaagattcttttgatacacgatcatttagatttatttacactatcgtttattttttttcatggtacacgatcgtttagatttgtttacagatcatatattttttttatacgattgtttaaatttggctaccctaatctaaacaatcttttttaggattctttgtacatgatcgtttagatttgactattttttgtacacgatcgtttatatttggctacaaatctaaacaacgttttttcaagtcttttatatttagtacacgatcttgaacaaccaaataacagtttgaaaaaaatagatcttttatatttgatacacgataacagtttagaaaaaagagaagagaaaaagaagaaaaacgatggaaagaaaaagatcaaATTGTAGacaaagaggagaagaaagatgataaaagaaaagaacaaacatgaaatatttaaaaaatggctaacttcatagactttgttacacgagccgtaaatattttaccaatttattatatttatgaaaattttccctttttattttatgtatattattcttttaaaagtttCTTTGAAACTATTGTGGTTGATAGAATGATTATTTGCTATAGTAGTTGGGCTCCTTTGTTTGATATCTATTTTGATTTTCTGTTAGGTGCATGGTATCGTTCATGTTTCGTAATAATTTCTTGCTTTCTACATTTTAAGAATCAAAAGCCATGTAggaactatttttattttttttcattaagtATCATTTTCCAAAAGTGTTTCAAAGTAAGAAAACAAACGTTCATATTTCTTATTATCGATAACATTTCATAAAACTATTATAATTTAAgtataagattttttttcttttactttttcccAACGCCGCCTTTTTGAATAATGCATTGACAAAACTTTTGTCGATGCACAAAATTCACCTTAACAGTTAACATGAACGTCACCTTAAGGGTCTCAATGTAAATCCAATTTTGGTAGCATAGTTATACTTGTATCAACGTGATTGTTGGATAATGATTtatgtaaaaaaacaaaattggttTCACataggggtgtaagaataacccgaGCAATCCGGACTActcaacccatattatatgggttgggttggattgggttaatttaaaatgtgtgggttaggttgggttgaaaattttgatttttttcggGTTTGGTTGGGTTGCGGGttggagggttgaaaaatttgggtcaacccaacctaaaccaaattaatataataaatataaatattaatatatatatatatatatatatatatatatatatatatatttcattattatttattcatttaataaaacTTAACAATCTTGAGTtttgagagttttttttttttgcttaactTGATGCAAAACATATTCAATTTACGGTTCATGATTTTCATTTATgaacattaaaatttagaaacgaaaaaaaataataatacaaccggacaacccaacccatattttacgagttgggttgggttgggttggcaACCCAACCAActcgaaaatatgggttgggttgagaaaTATCTCCCAACCCAATCCAACACGTTAACACCCTTAGTTTCACAGGTAGCTAACCAACACTATTtctcacaaaataaaataaataaaattggaaTAATGTTATAATTAACCCAACaacataatttaaattattataatatagtaaaatgtcaattttcttttttgttgatGCACTTTGATGGAGCTATACGTCGAATAATAATAAATCTGCAAAATAGAAATCCGTTAGTAGTATGGTTGAGTAACAAATCTCGTTTTCTTTAAGACATTTCGTGGATCTGCTTAGTATGCAAACAGTTCTGGTATTGCACCGTCATCCTCAATATAAAATAGTCTCTGTTCATCGATTTGAGTTACATCGAACCAAAAGGAAAACCAACACTCTAATGGATACTTTCTCAAAATTCAAAACAGAATGAATTAGAATAGGAGAGAACGAAATTAGAGGGAAATAATagttctttattattattattattattattattattattattattcaatttgATAATCTCAAATGAGATCAAATGAGAACCAAAGTGAGATATATATAGTGGAGCAAAAACGTTGGTAACGTTTCGTGATAGTTCATTGGTAAACAATAGTTCAACGATAAAGAAACGATTCAatggtaaaaaaagaaaaaacgtaaaattaattatgagaaacgattcaaaattaattttataaaaaaaagtctATTATTATTCCACACACCACACCACACCTCACCCGATTAGACAAGCAGCGACGACGCAAGTGTGTGGGGATATTGACTAAGCCACATTTGTCTATCTCCCCTCTCTAAAACTTCAATACCCTTTCGAGGCCTAGGTTTCCTAAAACCCTTAGTATCCTTAAAACTCTCGCTCATAACCCCTAAGTTTTCCAAAACCATGCTTTAATACCAAATTGTCACACCCCGTTCTAAGTTTTCCCCTCTAACCTAGACCGTGGTGTGAATTTACTCCTTTAAACAATCCTTTTCAAATGTAAGATTGATAAATTGCTTTTCAAAAATTCTATAAATTTTTCGACAGCACCTCccttaaaatatgggttagccAAACCTGTAAAGGGGAGAAATTCTGCACTTCTATATATGTATGTAATTTCAGAACTCCACAACACatcaagtgtgtctcaccacacactttTCCAGACAATTTCAAAATTTCAGGCAGAAAATCATGTTCAAACTAGATATTTCGTACAAAATAGTTTCAATCTAATGAGGGATCTCCCCAATCACAAGTTCTTAGCCTCACTCTTGCAACATCTAACCTCTCCGAAATAactatatacatacaaaaataataatggAGATCTACAATTGATTATGGGAGATTAACCAACGCTTGACCCTTGTTCGCTAACTGGGGGGGGGAGGGGAGAGAGAAAATATTAAGGACATAAGTCACAAACTCAATGAGTGGCAAGTTTCTTAGAAGTAAAGTTCGTAAACCAtgcttaaaaagaaaaattgtaaacATGCATTAGTAATGAAATATTAGTTAAAAACGTCATTAACTCATAGCCATTAGTCCACCAACAAACTTGTGGTCAATCCAATCATGGCAAGACATCTAAAAATACAgccaaagatagctcgcacTTGACAAAGAATTATGCGACCAAAGCTAGCTCACGCACCTTTAGTACCCACCACGATAGTAATCTCCAaccaatccaatccaaccatgatagcatactaagtaTACGGCCCAAGAATATCACACACGTGATCcgtatccacaaggaaacacgcgGCCAAACAGAGCTTACGCATACTAAGCACCTACCACAGTAACAACATCCatccaatccaatccaaccatgatagcatactaagtaTATAGTTCgggaatagctcacacgtgctcCATATCTACAAGGAAACACGGGACCAAACGGAACTCACACATACTTAGCACTTACTACAGTAACTACATACCGGTCCTATGTGCACCCACCATGGGTTAAGCTTGGCCCGAAACCATATCACAATCCTTCATCCATGTACTCACTTAGGCTAAGGTTCCCGGATCTTCGATCACGGTATCTTTTAGCCTTGGAATCCCTTAACAACCATAGGTGGTGCTACAGAAACACATTCATGTAGCCTTTAGGGGAATCACCAACATTCATAAAATTCACATATTTCATAAAGTCAATTTAAATCTTGAGCGACCAATACATGTTTTAAGAATAACCTCTCAGTCAAAACATCCACGTTTAATAACAGATCGAGTATTCTATAAACCAATTGCCATATAATTATAAGGGTTCATGAAAAACAGAAATTCAGAAAACAAAAAGTCATGTTTAAAACATTTCCAACACATAGTTCATAATGTAATCATGCTCGAAGTTCTTACAATCATGGCATACTATAAAACATGTATAGATTTATAAGgaaatacttgaaaataaacCACTCACAGTCAGTAACTTCTTCGCCCGGGGTTATACGCTTTTCCCACTTCAATTTGGCCCAAGTTGTGTCAAAATGCCCAATTTTGAGTTTTCAAATGGCTGGACAGTGGCACAAAATCCTCTAATATTCAAATCTAGCATCAAAGAGTAATGGATATTGTGAAAATCGAGTTGAAACTTAATGGGTAATCGAAAATCTTCCATAAACCCAACTAAAATAcattaaaacaaacaaaatattaCCCAACTCAAAGATCCAACTACCCACAAAAGCATTATAGCGAAGACTATCGCTCTGATGGCTTCGAACAGCTGTGTGTGGCAGGAAATAAGCGGCGAGCTAAATCGCACAAGGAGTGGCTGAGTGGTACGTCGACTAGTGTAGAGTAAAATAGAGGTTTTCGGCCAGCCAGCGGGAACCGCATTAGGCAGTCACTAAATTGACGTGGGTGGTTTTTGTTCGGTTAGATGGGTGGCGCGTCGGCAGTGGATTTGGCATCAACGAGCCACTACGCTCCAATCGCAAAAGGGAGAGAAGTATAGTGGTTACTAGGTTGCGTCGACATGCAACCGTCTTCCGTCGAGTCACACGCTGCGAGAGAAGGCTGATGGAGGCATCGGCTAGAGGAGAGATGGTgaacgaaagaagaagaagattgcgACGGGGGGTTTCACAGTTTccttggagaagaagaagaaatttcttctttttccttttttct
It includes:
- the LOC103492112 gene encoding codeine O-demethylase-like, with translation MSQSDSSKNVLQMSINGDEPPPAYVVEGCAVGGAGEIPIIDVGVFMPSSSPEPEVLDSELGKLRSALAKEGCFQAIGHGISDSFLDKIREVAKEFFEMGEEEKQKYSPRNEDDKFQGYGNDVVVSEKQVLDWNYRIFIQVFPHDSRKLNLWPNGFREILEEYVDNIKLVTEVLYKAIAKSLNIDEDSFVKQLGDRSPMNARFNFYPPCSRPDLVLGVKAHTDGSALTILLQDKEMEGLQIFVDDKWVKVPVLPYALVVNLGDQMEIMSNGILKSPMHRAVTNSERLRISLAMFQIPEIEREIGPVEALVDQQTPKKYKNIKNYGAINYECYQKGIVPIDTLKI